From one Mobula birostris isolate sMobBir1 chromosome 18, sMobBir1.hap1, whole genome shotgun sequence genomic stretch:
- the LOC140211814 gene encoding inhibitory synaptic factor 1-like — protein sequence MKMVIDQLEVILAELKAVAKELKEVVKQIDKLTSDFDFELEPDDWTIATVSSTSSSDTTRNHERCGALSDYGQLGFLTPDILSDSWEFCSFLEPPPEAPKGDPGGDDKELPATPSEPDYRLMNGGLIPNGPAGCGPDSSSEETISGAPCHKSLSRSSGTRERVRFSDKVLYHALCCDDEEEEEQQKDTATSSTATTTGEGVDRVGRETLKTPSSVPNPRQHSHPPPVTAKSNPSTRKKIMRNNSTQTVSHKSTQTLLSYGPSKTRPDSKKGDTK from the coding sequence GTAGTGAAACAGATTGACAAGCTGAcatctgattttgattttgagtTGGAGCCAGATGACTGGACAATTGCCACAGTAAGCAGCACCTCCAGCAGTGACACGACCAGGAACCATGAGCGATGTGGGGCTTTGTCTGACTATGGGCAGCTGGGCTTCCTCACACCAGACATCCTTTCGGACAGCTGGGAGTTTTGCTCATTTCTGGAGCCGCCACCGGAGGCACCCAAGGGTGACCCAGGAGGGGATGACAAGGAACTCCCGGCCACCCCGTCAGAACCGGACTACAGGTTGATGAATGGAGGGTTAATCCCGAACGGTCCAGCAGGTTGTGGTCCTGACTCATCCAGCGAGGAGACTATCAGTGGTGCCCCCTGTCACAAGTCGCTCTCGAGGAGCTCCGGCACCAGGGAGAGAGTGCGCTTCAGCGACAAGGTCCTCTATCACGCCCTCTGCTGCGAtgacgaggaggaggaggaacagCAAAAGGACACAGCCACCTCGAGCACTGCCACCACTACAGGTGAAGGTGTTGACAGGGTGGGCAGAGAGACCCTCAAAACGCCATCCTCCGTCCCCAACCCGCGCCAGCACAGCCACCCACCCCCAGTAACAGCCAAAAGCAATCCCTCGACTCGGAAAAAAATCATGAGGAATAACAGCACACAGACGGTGTCCCACAAAAGCACTCAGACGCTCCTGTCATATGGGCCCTCTAAAACGCGACCGGACTCAAAGAAAGGAGATACAAAGTAG